One stretch of Vulpes lagopus strain Blue_001 chromosome X, ASM1834538v1, whole genome shotgun sequence DNA includes these proteins:
- the ARSL gene encoding arylsulfatase L, producing MLHLEHSWSWLAVMVGVLLGARPSACRDLSGSRPNILLLMADDFGIGDIGCYGNNSIRTPNIDRLAEDGVMLTQHIAAASVCTPSRAAFLTGRYPLRSGMVSSNGYRVLQWTGVSGGLSTNEITFAKILKDRGYATGLIGKWHLGLNCESSSDHCHHPLNHGFDHFYGMPFSMMGDCIHWELSEKRAGMEHKLNVCFQIMAFAALTLTAGKLTHLTSGSWTPVVWSTVAATLLFVTSYSIGVLIVHADCFLMRNRTITEQPMHFQRTTSLLLKEVSSFVQRNKHRPFLLFVSFLHVHTPLITTEKFRGKSAHGLYGDNTEEMDWMVGQILDTLDMEGLTNSTLVYFTSDHGGSLEAQLGKEQYGGWNGIYKGGKGMGGWEGGIRVPGIFRWPGVLQAGRVIHEPTSLMDVFPTVVQLGGGEVPQDRVIDGRDLLPLLLGTAQHSAHEFLLHYCENLLHAARWRQRDGGRLWKVHYTTPLFHPEGAGACYGRGVCPCSGDQVAHHDPPLLFDLSRDPSEAHALTPDTEPSFYHVMDTVARAVEEHRRTLIPVPLQLDTLGNIWRPWLQPCCGQFPLCWCDREGDPR from the exons ATGCTGCATCTGGAGCATTCCTG GAGCTGGCTGGCTGTGATGGTCGGTGTGCTTCTGGGTGCGAGGCCCTCGGCTTGCAGGGATTTATCCGGTTCGCGTCCAAACATCCTTCTTCTGATGGCGGACGATTTTGGCATCGGCGATATCGGCTGCTATGGCAACAACAGCATCAG GACTCCAAATATTGACCGCCTGGCAGAGGATGGGGTGATGCTCACCCAGCACATCGCGGCTGCTTCAGTGTGCACCCCAAGCAGGGCTGCCTTCCTAACGGGCAGATACCCTCTGAGATCAG GTATGGTTTCCAGTAATGGTTATCGTGTTCTTCAATGGACCGGAGTATCTGGAGGGCTCTCAACCAATGAGATAActtttgcaaaaatattaaaagacagaGGATACGCCACTGGGCTAATAG GAAAATGGCATCTGGGCCTCAACTGTGAATCTTCCAGTGATCACTGCCACCACCCACTCAACCATGGATTCGACCATTTCTACGGAATGCCCTTTTCCATGATGGGGGATTGCATCCACTGGGAGCTGTCAGAGAAGCGTGCTGGCATGGAGCACAAACTCAATGTCTGCTTCCAAATCATGGCCTTCGCTGCCCTCACGCTCACCGCTGGGAAACTCACCCACCTGACATCAGGCTCATGGACTCCGGTCGTCTGGTCAACCGTAGCTGCCACCTTGCTCTTCGTGACCTCATATTCTATAGGTGTCCTGATTGTTCACGCAGACTGCTTTCTGATGAGAAACCGCACCATCACTGAGCAGCCCATGCACTTTCAAAGGACGACATCTCTTCTTCTCAAAGAGGTCTCCTCCTTTGTCCAAAG aaacaagCACAGACCTTTCCTCCTGTTTGTCTCCTTTCTACACGTGCACACCCCTCTGATCACTACCGAGAAGTTCCGCGGGAAGAGCGCGCACGGGCTGTACGGGGATAACACGGAAGAGATGGACTGGATGGTGG GGCAGATCCTTGATACTCTGGATATGGAAGGGTTGACCAACAGCACGCTTGTTTATTTTACGTCGGATCACGGGGGATCTTTAGAGGCCCAACTCGGAAAGGAGCAATATGGCGGCTGGAATGGAATCTACAAAG GTGGCAAAGGGATGGGGGGCTGGGAAGGTGGAATCCGCGTCCCAGGGATCTTCCGGTGGCCTGGGGTGCTGCAGGCCGGCCGCGTCATCCACGAGCCCACCAGCCTGATGGATGTTTTCCCCACCGTGGTCCAGCTGGGGGGCGGTGAGGTGCCCCAGGACAG GGTGATTGATGGCCGGGACCTGCTGCCCTTGCTGCTGGGGACAGCGCAACACTCTGCCCACGAGTTCCTGCTGCACTACTGCGAGAATCTCCTGCACGCAGCCCGCTGGCGCCAACGGGACG GAGGAAGACTGTGGAAGGTCCACTACACGACCCCACTGTTCCACCCAGAGGGAGCCGGCGCCTGCTACGGGAGAGGGGTCTGTCCCTGCTCCGGGGACCAGGTAGCCCATCATGACCCACCTTTGCTCTTCGACCTGTCCAGAGACCCTTCTGAAGCCCACGCCCTCACTCCGGACACGGAGCCCTCGTTCTATCACGTGATGGACACAGTGGCTCGGGCCGTGGAGGAGCATCGCCGGACCCTCATCCCAGTTCCGCTGCAGCTGGATACGCTGGGCAACATCTGGAGGCCCTGGCTGCAGCCGTGCTGTGGCCAGTTCCCCCTCTGCTGGTGTGACCGGGAAGGCGACCCACGATAA